The Scomber scombrus chromosome 5, fScoSco1.1, whole genome shotgun sequence genome window below encodes:
- the fzd4 gene encoding frizzled-4, whose amino-acid sequence MPGMMVSLTGAALLLLSGLLGSLCAVQGFGEEVEEMTCDPIRISMCQGLGYNVTKMPNLVGNVLQSDAELQLTTFTPLIQYGCSSQLKFFLCSVYVPMCTDKVPIPIGPCGSMCLSVKRKCLPVLHEFGFIWPEVLNCSLFPPQNDHNHMCMEGPGDEDPPYYPVRHPPHQECQALGSEPEQYTWLKQTESCALQCGYDSGLYRRGAKVFTDAWMAVWAVLCFLSTTLTVLTFLLDSQRFSYPERPIIFLSMCCNLYSVAYLVRLTLGRERVSCDLDSAAVPILVQEGLKSTGCAIVFLLLYFFGMASSLWWVILTLTWFLAAGLKWGHEAIEMHSSYFHIAAWAIPAVKTIVILIMRLVDADDLTGLCYVGNQQQEALTGFVVAPLATYLLIGTLFICAGLVALFKIRSNLQKDGAKTDKLERLMVKIGVFSVLYTVPASTVIGCYFYQLSHWGDFKTNVRDSYVASEMLRIFMSLLVGITSGMWIWSAKTLHTWQRCTARLLRDGRASRGGKRAPGEGWIKPGKGNETVV is encoded by the exons ATGCCTGGGATGATGGTGTCGCTCACCGGGGCAGCCTTGCTCCTGTTGTCCGGGCTGCTCGGTTCGCTCTGCGCGGTGCAGGGTTTTGgcgaagaggtggaggagatgaCCTGCGACCCGATCCGGATCAGCATGTGCCAGGGTCTCGGTTACAACGTCACCAAGATGCCCAATCTGGTCGGCAACGTGCTGCAGTCGGACGCAGAGCTACAGCTGACCACGTTTACGCCACTCATACAGTACGGCTGCTCCAGTCAACTCAAG tTCTTCCTGTGCTCAGTCTATGTGCCAATGTGCACAGACAAGGTTCCCATCCCCATTGGTCCCTGTGGTAGCATGTGTCTGTCCGTCAAGAGGAAATGCCTCCCAGTGCTTCATGAGTTTGGTTTCATTTGGCCTGAG GTCCTCAACTGCAGCCTCTTCCCACCTCAGAACGACCACAATCACATGTGCATGGAAGGTCCAGGGGATGAGGACCCACCCTACTATCCAGTCCGCCATCCTCCCCATCAGGAGTGTCAGGCATTGGGATCTGAGCCTGAACAGTATACCTGGTTGAAACAGACGGAGAGCTGTGCTCTCCAGTGTGGCTACGACAGTGGGCTCTACAGACGGGGGGCAAAAGTCTTCACAGACGCCTGGATGGCAGTGTGGGCTGTGCTGTGCTTCCTCTCAACTACCCTCACAGTCCTGACCTTTCTGCTAGATTCACAGCGCTTCTCATACCCTGAAAGGCCCATAATTTTCCTGTCCATGTGCTGTAATCTGTACAGTGTTGCCTACCTG GTACGGTTGACTCTGGGAAGGGAACGCGTTTCCTGTGACTTGGATTCAGCAGCAGTACCAATTCTAGTACAAGAAGGGTTAAAGAGCACTGGCTGTGCCATAGTCTTCCTTCTGCTCTATTTCTTTGGCATGGCCTCCTCACTCTG GTGGGTGATCCTGACCCTGACGTGGTTCTTGGCTGCTGGACTAAAGTGGGGTCATGAAGCCATTGAAATGCACAGCTCCTACTTCCATATAGCGGCCTGGGCTATACCAGCTGTTAAAACCATTGTCATCCTCATAATGAGACTGGTGGATGCAGATGATCTCACTGGGCTCTGCTATGTTGGCAACCAGCAGCAGGAGGCGCTCACAGGCTTTGTTGTGGCACCACTGGCCACATACCTTCTCATAG GAACCCTGTTTATCTGTGCCGGTTTGGTGGCTCTTTTCAAGATCCGCTCCAATTTGCAGAAGGACGGCGCCAAGACAGACAAGCTGGAGCGTTTAATGGTGAAGATTGGAGTGTTTTCCGTTCTCTACACTGTACCAGCATCCACCGTCATTGGCTGTTACTTCTACCAGCTCTCTCACTGGGGGGACTTCAAGACCAACGTACGAGACTCATACGTTGCCTCAGAGATGCTTCGAATCTTCATGTCACTGCTTGTTGGCATCACGTCGGGTATGTGGATCTGGTCAGCCAAGACCCTCCATACCTGGCAGCGCTGCACTGCCCGCCTACTCAGGGACGGCAGGGCGAGCCGAGGAGGCAAGAGAGCACCGGGCGAAGGCTGGATCAAACCGGGAAAAGGCAATGAGACAGTGGtgtga